A region from the Pelobates fuscus isolate aPelFus1 chromosome 1, aPelFus1.pri, whole genome shotgun sequence genome encodes:
- the LOC134603428 gene encoding claudin-4-like: MASMGLQILGILLSIVGWLGTLVCCALPMWRVTAFIGNNIVVAQIVWEGLWMNCVVQSTGQMQCKIYDSMLALPQDLQAARALIVIAIVVAILGVCMAILGGKCTNCVEDESTKSKIMIVSGIVFIVAGILALIPVSWSANNIIRDFYNPLVVEAQKRELGASLYIGWASAALLLLGGAMLCCNCPPRDQKAYSAKYSAARSGPASNYV; this comes from the coding sequence ATGGCTTCTATGGGGCTTCAGATTTTGGGAATTCTCCTATCTATCGTTGGCTGGCTGGGAACCTTAGTATGCTGTGCTCTTCCCATGTGGAGGGTGACTGCCTTCATCGGTAACAATATTGTGGTGGCCCAAATTGTCTGGGAAGGTCTTTGGATGAACTGTGTGGTACAGAGCACTGGACAAATGCAATGCAAGATCTACGATTCCATGCTGGCTCTTCCTCAGGACCTGCAGGCTGCCCGAGCCCTCATTGTCATTGCTATTGTGGTGGCTATTCTTGGAGTTTGTATGGCCATCCTTGGAGGCAAGTGCACCAACTGTGTGGAAGATGAGTCTACGAAGTCCAAAATTATGATTGTATCCGGCATTGTATTTATTGTGGCTGGCATCCTCGCCCTGATCCCTGTCTCATGGTCTGCCAATAACATAATTCGTGATTTCTACAATCCACTGGTGGTCGAGGCTCAAAAGAGGGAATTGGGTGCATCACTGTACATAGGGTGGGCATCTGCCGCTCTGCTGCTTCTCGGAGGAGCAATGCTCTGCTGCAACTGCCCACCAAGGGATCAGAAAGCTTATTCTGCCAAGTACTCAGCAGCACGATCTGGACCAGCCAGTAACTACGTCTAA